A single Atopobiaceae bacterium DNA region contains:
- a CDS encoding site-specific integrase codes for MLYTNCFVRGDVPPYRGIFKYKDGEGRWHQTSRTLEAGNMRDAKRELAEVRAMLERRSGGRKPRTGMRPDISVVDYMRRYVDALETSMSVERTTVYGYRAIINYVDEGLCGVAMRDLVTEDVQAWEAELLGEERHLSPKTVRKAHVLLKTVCEEAIEDGLLDRNPVARVRAPKVARTMPNALPDDQRRTLLAYLEAAADTPFNLAVTIALMTGMRQGEICALRWGDVDFDARTVWVRRAIARDGGKTYVKEPKTASGRRDIPMAEALVEPLRRRYREMRTLRLEADLDDSRERMAQLYVLGDIRGDYASVFTVWKQWNALASSMGFIGTQGRVPSFHDLRHTFANLAIGNGEDVKTTSALLGHARDSMTLDVYADHLKSGKRTVADHMDEVLTGR; via the coding sequence ATGTTATATACGAACTGCTTCGTCCGGGGAGACGTCCCTCCCTACCGCGGAATCTTCAAGTACAAGGACGGCGAGGGACGCTGGCACCAGACGAGCCGCACGCTCGAGGCGGGCAACATGCGCGATGCCAAACGGGAGCTCGCCGAGGTCCGCGCGATGCTCGAGAGGCGGAGCGGAGGCCGCAAGCCCCGCACGGGCATGAGGCCGGACATATCGGTCGTGGACTACATGCGCCGCTACGTCGACGCGCTCGAGACGTCGATGTCGGTGGAGAGGACCACCGTCTACGGCTACCGTGCCATCATCAACTACGTTGACGAGGGGCTCTGCGGCGTGGCCATGCGCGACCTCGTGACCGAGGACGTGCAGGCCTGGGAGGCGGAGCTCCTGGGTGAGGAGCGCCACCTCTCCCCCAAGACCGTGAGGAAGGCGCACGTCCTCCTCAAGACCGTGTGCGAGGAGGCCATCGAGGACGGTCTGCTCGACCGCAACCCCGTCGCGCGCGTGAGGGCGCCGAAGGTCGCCCGCACGATGCCGAACGCCCTCCCGGACGACCAGAGGAGGACGCTCCTCGCCTACCTCGAGGCGGCAGCCGACACGCCCTTCAACCTCGCCGTCACCATCGCCCTCATGACCGGCATGAGGCAGGGCGAGATCTGCGCGCTCAGGTGGGGCGACGTCGACTTCGACGCGAGGACCGTGTGGGTGCGGCGCGCCATTGCCCGCGACGGCGGCAAGACCTACGTGAAGGAGCCCAAGACCGCGAGCGGCCGACGTGACATCCCCATGGCCGAGGCGCTCGTGGAGCCACTCCGCCGCCGCTACCGCGAGATGAGGACGCTCCGCCTGGAGGCCGACCTCGACGACTCGCGCGAGCGCATGGCACAGCTCTACGTGCTGGGAGACATCCGTGGGGATTATGCGAGCGTCTTCACGGTCTGGAAGCAGTGGAACGCACTCGCGAGCTCGATGGGATTCATAGGCACGCAGGGCAGGGTCCCCTCGTTCCATGACCTCAGGCACACGTTCGCCAACCTGGCGATCGGGAACGGCGAGGACGTGAAGACGACAAGCGCCCTACTGGGTCACGCGAGAGACTCGATGACACTCGACGTCTACGCCGACCACCTCAAGAGCGGCAAGAGGACAGTGGCCGACCACATGGACGAAGTGCTCACCGGAAGATAA
- a CDS encoding DeoR/GlpR family DNA-binding transcription regulator, whose protein sequence is MFLKERQDAIVEQINACGRVTVSDLAARYEVTEDCIRKDLKTLADQGVLKRVYGGAIIVRAKPELNARKRIGTNATQKRAIAEKALAQIEDGDTIFLDVSTTNLALAQAIAASQRTLTVVSNMVDILQALAVSDAVTAIGTGGTMNLDQDGFYGAYTQEFLRALHFDRAFIGALGVDLGSGDVLTFDLDDGLTKRAAMQNAACAYLMVDANKFGAGGTYRFATLEDFDVVVTDKATPATRRAIKRASATCL, encoded by the coding sequence ATGTTTCTCAAGGAGCGGCAGGACGCCATCGTCGAGCAGATCAACGCCTGTGGTCGCGTGACCGTGAGTGACCTCGCGGCGCGCTACGAGGTCACCGAGGACTGCATCCGCAAGGACCTCAAGACCCTGGCCGACCAGGGCGTGCTCAAGCGGGTCTATGGCGGTGCCATCATCGTGAGGGCGAAGCCCGAGCTGAACGCCCGCAAGCGAATCGGCACCAATGCCACCCAGAAGCGCGCCATCGCCGAGAAGGCCCTCGCGCAGATCGAGGATGGCGACACCATCTTTCTCGACGTCTCGACCACCAACCTCGCCCTGGCGCAGGCCATCGCCGCCAGCCAGCGCACGCTCACCGTCGTCTCCAACATGGTCGACATCCTCCAGGCTCTCGCCGTGAGCGACGCCGTGACCGCCATCGGCACCGGCGGCACCATGAACCTCGACCAGGACGGCTTCTATGGGGCTTACACGCAGGAGTTCCTGCGGGCGCTCCACTTCGACCGCGCCTTCATCGGCGCCCTCGGCGTCGACCTCGGGTCCGGCGACGTCCTCACGTTCGACCTCGACGACGGCCTCACCAAGCGGGCTGCCATGCAGAACGCGGCCTGCGCCTACCTCATGGTCGATGCCAACAAGTTCGGTGCCGGCGGGACCTATCGCTTTGCCACGCTCGAGGACTTCGACGTCGTGGTGACCGACAAGGCGACGCCCGCGACCAGGCGAGCCATCAAGAGGGCAAGCGCCACCTGCCTCTAG
- a CDS encoding fructose-6-phosphate aldolase has protein sequence MELILDTADLGAIKELDGLLDVSGITTNPSIIAKSGRTPEEVIGGLVEQLRPEQKIFVQTVQTDFDGMMAEARHICGLRPKNMYVKIPVTHDGLRAIKAAKAEGLGVLATAIYSADEGFMAAMNGADYLAPYVNRMCNYGDGVGAVAELVDMLAVQDLPTKVVAASFKNTDQVHQLILAGIQAVTIPPAVAFAMIDHPGTQIAVNEFSANWKAAYGRTTLV, from the coding sequence ATGGAACTCATCCTCGACACGGCAGACCTCGGCGCCATCAAGGAGCTCGACGGGCTCCTGGACGTGAGCGGCATCACCACCAACCCGTCCATCATCGCCAAGAGCGGCCGCACCCCCGAGGAGGTCATCGGCGGGCTCGTGGAACAGCTGAGGCCCGAGCAGAAGATCTTCGTCCAGACCGTCCAGACCGACTTCGACGGCATGATGGCCGAGGCCCGGCACATCTGCGGGCTCAGGCCGAAGAACATGTACGTCAAGATCCCCGTCACCCATGACGGACTGCGCGCCATAAAGGCCGCGAAGGCCGAGGGGCTGGGCGTGCTCGCCACGGCCATCTACTCTGCCGACGAGGGCTTCATGGCCGCCATGAACGGGGCGGACTACCTGGCCCCCTACGTCAACCGCATGTGCAACTACGGCGACGGCGTGGGAGCTGTGGCCGAGCTCGTCGACATGCTCGCCGTCCAGGACCTCCCCACCAAGGTGGTCGCGGCGTCCTTCAAGAACACCGACCAGGTCCACCAGCTCATCCTTGCCGGTATCCAGGCCGTGACGATCCCGCCGGCGGTTGCCTTCGCGATGATCGACCATCCCGGCACCCAGATCGCCGTGAACGAGTTCAGCGCCAACTGGAAGGCGGCGTACGGACGCACCACCCTGGTCTAG
- a CDS encoding radical SAM protein, which yields MERDDQVRSGRAPEGCVSNLQRFSLHDGGGIRTVVFLKGCPFRCPWCCNPENLSAAPEVSYTERLCIHCSPMGPDGLCTTPPERCPTEAKRLVGRMRGVDDVAAEVARDTPFFEESGGGMTISGGECLLDQMFCVALMEACHERGIHTAIETTLAVPIADPEALLGSCDELLVDLKVADRERSLEVCGIDCDLRDDNLRRVLALGAHVIARMPIIPGFTDTAENVDANIATMLDLGIGRADVLPFHQLGETKYATVGRDYSMGDIAQLTEADVAWVADACEVAGIKAVVHGE from the coding sequence ATGGAGAGGGACGACCAGGTCCGGTCGGGACGCGCCCCCGAGGGGTGTGTCTCGAACCTGCAGCGCTTCTCGCTCCACGACGGCGGAGGCATCCGCACGGTCGTCTTCCTCAAGGGCTGCCCGTTCAGATGCCCGTGGTGCTGCAACCCCGAGAACCTCTCGGCCGCGCCGGAGGTCTCGTACACCGAGCGCCTCTGCATCCACTGCTCGCCGATGGGCCCGGACGGCCTGTGCACCACCCCACCCGAGAGATGCCCCACAGAGGCCAAGAGGCTCGTGGGCCGGATGCGGGGCGTCGACGACGTGGCGGCCGAGGTGGCGCGCGACACGCCGTTCTTCGAGGAGAGCGGGGGCGGCATGACCATCTCGGGCGGCGAATGCCTCCTTGACCAGATGTTCTGCGTGGCGCTCATGGAAGCCTGCCACGAACGGGGCATCCACACCGCCATCGAGACCACCCTCGCGGTTCCGATCGCGGATCCCGAGGCGCTCCTGGGCTCCTGCGACGAGCTGCTCGTCGACCTCAAGGTCGCCGACCGGGAGCGCAGCCTCGAGGTGTGCGGCATCGACTGCGACCTGCGCGACGACAACCTCCGTCGCGTGCTCGCGCTGGGCGCGCACGTCATCGCGCGCATGCCCATCATCCCTGGCTTCACGGACACGGCAGAGAACGTCGACGCGAACATAGCCACGATGCTCGACCTGGGAATCGGCCGGGCCGACGTGCTCCCCTTCCACCAGCTGGGCGAGACGAAGTACGCCACCGTGGGGCGTGACTACTCCATGGGCGACATTGCCCAGCTCACCGAGGCGGACGTCGCCTGGGTCGCGGATGCCTGCGAGGTCGCAGGCATCAAGGCGGTGGTGCACGGTGAATGA